A genomic segment from Pseudomonadales bacterium encodes:
- the ilvC gene encoding ketol-acid reductoisomerase, whose translation MQIYYDKDADLSIIRGKKVAIIGFGSQGHAHAGNLKDSGVDVVVALRPNSPTAKKAEAAGLAVKSVTDAVKWADLIMVLTPDEFQSQLYKNEIEPNLKQGATLAFAHGFAIHYNQVVPRADLDVIMVAPKAPGHTVRNEFVKGGGIPDLIAVFQNASGKAKDVALSYASAIGGGRTGIIETTFKDETETDLFGEQAVLCGGAVELVKMGFETLTEAGYAPEMAYFECLHELKLIVDLMYEGGIANMNYSISNNAEYGEYVTGPRVINEESRKAMRQALKDIQDGEYAKKFILEGASNYPSMTAYRRNNAAHPIEVVGAKLRAMMPWINKIVDKSKN comes from the coding sequence ATGCAAATCTATTACGACAAAGACGCAGATCTTTCTATCATTCGCGGTAAGAAAGTAGCGATTATTGGCTTTGGTTCACAAGGCCACGCGCACGCTGGCAACTTGAAAGACTCTGGTGTTGATGTTGTGGTGGCATTGCGCCCTAATTCGCCTACTGCTAAAAAAGCCGAAGCAGCTGGCTTGGCGGTGAAGTCTGTAACTGATGCAGTGAAGTGGGCTGATTTGATCATGGTGTTAACGCCGGATGAGTTCCAATCTCAGTTGTACAAAAACGAAATTGAGCCAAACTTAAAGCAAGGCGCGACTTTGGCGTTTGCACACGGCTTTGCGATTCATTACAACCAAGTTGTTCCTCGTGCGGATTTGGATGTCATCATGGTTGCGCCGAAAGCACCAGGTCACACTGTGCGTAACGAATTCGTCAAAGGCGGCGGCATTCCTGATCTCATCGCTGTATTCCAAAATGCTTCTGGTAAAGCGAAAGATGTTGCGCTGTCTTACGCTTCAGCAATTGGCGGTGGTCGTACAGGCATCATCGAAACTACATTCAAAGATGAAACAGAAACTGATTTGTTCGGTGAGCAAGCTGTTCTGTGTGGCGGCGCGGTAGAGCTGGTCAAAATGGGTTTTGAAACTTTGACTGAAGCAGGTTACGCGCCAGAAATGGCTTATTTTGAGTGTCTGCATGAGCTGAAGTTGATTGTTGATTTGATGTACGAAGGTGGCATCGCCAACATGAACTACTCCATTTCAAACAATGCGGAGTACGGCGAGTATGTAACAGGTCCTCGTGTCATTAACGAAGAATCTCGTAAAGCTATGCGTCAGGCTTTGAAAGATATTCAGGATGGGGAATACGCCAAGAAATTTATTTTGGAAGGCGCAAGCAATTATCCGTCCATGACTGCGTATCGTCGCAACAACGCAGCGCATCCCATCGAAGTGGTAGGCGCTAAGCTGCGCGCCATGATGCCTTGGATTAACAAGATCGTTGATAAGAGCAAAAATTGA
- the ilvN gene encoding acetolactate synthase small subunit, producing the protein MRRIISVLLENEPGSLSRVVGLFSQRGYNIETLTVAPTEDPTLSRLTLTTIGEENVIEQITKHLNKLVDVVKLVDLTEGAHIEREIMLIKVRANGAQRAEIKRCVDIFRGQIVDVTSAIYTIQLVGSSAKLDAFLEAVGDAAILEVVRSGVSGIARGEKVLSL; encoded by the coding sequence ATGAGACGCATTATTTCGGTATTGTTAGAAAATGAGCCCGGTTCTTTGTCGCGCGTTGTCGGCTTGTTCTCGCAGCGCGGTTACAACATTGAAACGCTGACTGTTGCGCCGACGGAAGATCCAACGCTGTCTCGCCTGACGCTGACTACTATCGGTGAGGAAAATGTCATCGAGCAAATCACTAAGCATCTCAATAAATTGGTTGATGTAGTGAAGTTGGTGGATTTGACGGAAGGCGCTCACATCGAGCGCGAAATTATGTTGATCAAAGTGCGTGCTAATGGCGCGCAGCGCGCAGAAATCAAACGCTGCGTTGATATTTTTCGCGGACAAATTGTGGATGTCACCAGTGCGATTTACACCATTCAATTGGTGGGTTCGAGTGCAAAATTGGATGCGTTTCTGGAAGCAGTGGGTGACGCGGCAATTTTGGAAGTGGTGCGCAGTGGTGTGTCTGGCATCGCGCGCGGTGAAAAAGTATTAAGTCTTTAA
- the pssA gene encoding CDP-diacylglycerol--serine O-phosphatidyltransferase: MSVDQQSSAENEKEDSSVLPIGEHIEEVAEADGKKVRHKGIYLLPNLFTTMALFCGYYAVIAGMQHRFENAAIAIFVAMIFDGLDGRVARLTNTQSAFGVQYDSLSDMVSFGVAPGLVMFNWALVNVGKFGWSAAFLYCACAALRLARFNTQVETADKRYFTGLASPAAAAVIAGAVWLGSGTQIEPGLAPILLTVLTAVTGLLMVTNLRYYSFKGLDFKGRVPLAYLLAVPLIIMVLAWHIELMVLSLAVIYALSGPVLHWKTRHSVQVDSK, translated from the coding sequence ATGTCAGTTGATCAGCAAAGTTCAGCAGAGAATGAAAAGGAAGACAGTAGCGTTCTTCCTATTGGTGAGCATATCGAGGAAGTAGCAGAAGCCGATGGCAAAAAAGTGCGACATAAAGGCATCTATTTACTGCCCAATTTGTTTACAACAATGGCCTTATTTTGTGGCTACTACGCGGTGATTGCGGGCATGCAGCACCGTTTTGAAAACGCAGCGATCGCCATTTTTGTGGCGATGATTTTTGACGGTTTGGACGGTCGAGTTGCGCGATTAACCAATACGCAAAGCGCGTTTGGTGTTCAGTACGATAGTTTGTCTGACATGGTGTCATTCGGTGTTGCGCCAGGCTTGGTGATGTTCAATTGGGCGTTGGTGAATGTTGGGAAGTTTGGTTGGTCTGCTGCGTTCTTGTATTGCGCTTGCGCTGCGCTGCGGCTTGCGCGTTTTAATACGCAAGTTGAAACAGCGGATAAGCGTTATTTTACCGGCTTGGCGAGCCCGGCTGCGGCGGCAGTCATTGCAGGAGCTGTTTGGTTGGGAAGTGGCACGCAAATTGAGCCTGGGTTGGCGCCTATTTTGTTGACGGTGTTGACTGCTGTTACCGGTTTGTTGATGGTCACCAATTTGCGCTACTACAGCTTTAAGGGGTTAGACTTCAAGGGTCGCGTCCCGTTAGCTTATCTGTTAGCCGTTCCTCTCATCATCATGGTGTTGGCATGGCACATCGAATTAATGGTGTTGAGCCTGGCTGTTATTTATGCATTGTCTGGACCTGTTTTACATTGGAAGACTCGTCACAGTGTGCAAGTCGATAGTAAATAA